A window from Populus trichocarpa isolate Nisqually-1 chromosome 3, P.trichocarpa_v4.1, whole genome shotgun sequence encodes these proteins:
- the LOC7458176 gene encoding kinesin-like protein KIN-14J isoform X7 translates to MSASPERSLSENGRYDSSNGAHADVNIQSVIEWLNRSLPHLNLPTDASEEKLRAYLIDGTVLCNILDKLCPGLVEMRGNSKPGPENIRKFLAAMDEIALPRFVLADIQEGYMEPVLQCLGTLKTHFEFTGGKESIREHLRRRWNLPKVEFSEGITNSLVYTATCDENPAINGDERQQDSFENKYGSSLDDSISSESAALAHDAAHKLSEMFQQKQGSYADLSDSNILELMKSNGFDNASTRTLFSLVNRILEENIERKNGHVHHMALILKKVVQVIEHRVSTQAVNLKDLNNLYEVHLGKCQSRIKVLETLAAGTTEEIQVLLSKLQQIKIEKTKIEKKKKLEEQELLRTRQERIHSDIENSTLKHELEIAKTAHEEHCLLLQMRAEETKVQLEKKLMEFKCFLTESKERVKELESFSESKYQRWKSKEGTYKSFIDYQSRALQELRGASDFLKHEILKTKRSYAEEFNFLGVKLKGLVDAAANYHSVLAENRRLYNEVQDLKGNIRVYCRIRPFLPGQSKKRTTVEYIGENGELVISNPSKQGKDSHRLFKFNKVFGPAATQEEVFLDTQPLIRSVLDGYNVCIFAYGQTGSGKTYTMSGPNITSQEDWGVNYRALHDLFQISQHRKSSISYEVGVQMVEIYNEQVRDLLSSDGPHKRLGIWSTTQPNGLAVPDASMHAVTSTADVLELMNIGLMNRAVGATVLNERSSRSHSVLTVHVYGMDLETGAVLRGNLHLVDLAGSERVDRSEAIGERLREAQHINKSLSALGDVIFSLAQKSQHVPFRNSKLTQVLQSSLGGQAKTLMFVQLNPDVDSYSETVSTLKFAERVSGIELGAAKSNKEGRNTRELMEQVAFLKDTISRKDEVIERLQQLKANVNGVKCGMNSHGYDSSSPRRYSNGTALHSPRLSGRKGSRLFEKASSDTDNCSEHSERRSEAGSAQSMDNFQHKKMLLPQSKSKDDLTLKKEFVSRPNFVGTCLSHKDKEDLDLLGFGDADSDERLSDISDGCLSRAETEGSLGSAVEFTLFPESKPSEATKPVEVAKPVEAAKPARKAANKNRPSFVSRLPKPSQKLAQTRLPRLSTTISSASKASSSMSAARKPPASSFSATKPVKQWH, encoded by the exons ATGAGTGCTTCGCCAGAAAGGAGCTTGAGCGAAAATGGGAGATATGACAGCTCAAATGGAGCTCATGCTGATG TTAATATTCAATCAGTGATTGAGTGGTTAAACCGTTCGCTACCTCATTTAAATTTGCCAACGGATGCGTCGGAGGAGAAACTGAGAGCATACTTGATTGATGGCACTGTCTTGTGTAACATTCTGGACAAGCTCTGTCCTGGTTTAGTTGAAATG AGAGGCAATTCTAAACCTGGACCAGAAAATATCCGAAAGTTTTTAGCAGCGATGGATGAAATTGCATTGCCTAGGTTTGTACTTGCTGACATACAGGAG GGATACATGGAACCGGTTCTGCAGTGCCTTGGGACACTTAAAACTCATTTTGAGTTTACTGGTGGGAAAGAAAGCATCCGTGAACATCTAAGAAGAAGATGGAATCTACCGAAGGTAGAATTTTCAGAGGGAATCACTAACTCGCTAGTGTACACAGCAACATGCGATGAAAACCCTGCCATAAATGGAGACGAGAGGCAACAAGATTCTTTTGAGAACAAATATGGAAGCAGCTTGGATGATTCTATCTCTTCAG AGTCTGCTGCTTTGGCGCATGATGCTGCACACAAGTTATCTGAGATGTTCCAACAAAAGCAAGGGTCCTATGCTGATCTTTCAGATTCCAATATCTTGGAATTGATGAAATCAAATGGGTTCGAT AATGCCTCTACTCGAACATTGTTCAGCTTAGTGAACAGAATTCTGGAAGAAAACATTGAAAGAAAGAATGGGCATGTCCATCAT ATGGCTCTTATATTGAAGAAAGTTGTGCAAGTTATTGAACATCGGGTTTCAACCCAAGCAGTGAACTTGAAAGAT CTAAACAATCTTTATGAGGTTCACTTGGGAAAGTGCCAATCACGAATAAAAGTTCTAGAGACCCTTGCAGCTGGAACCACAGAAGAAATTCAG GTTTTGTTGTCAAAGCTGCAACAAATCAAG ATTGAGAAAactaaaatagagaaaaagaaaaagcttgaAGAGCAGGAACTACTTAGAACAAGGCAAGAGAGAATCCACAGTGATATTGAGAACTCCACGCTGAAACATGAACTAGAAATAGCCAAGACGGCGCATGAAGAGCACTGCTTGCTATTGCAAATGCGGGCTGAGGAAACTAAAGTTCAATTGGAGAAGAAATTAATGgaattcaaatgttttttaacaGAATCAAAGGAGAGGGTGAAGGAGCTCGAGTCATTTTCTGAATCTAAATATCAGAGGTGGAAAAGCAAAGAGGGCACCTATAAAAGCTTCATAGATTATCAATCTAGAGCTTTACAG GAATTAAGGGGAGCTTCTGACTTTCTAAAACACGAGATCTTGAAGACCAAAAGGAGTTACGCTGAGGAATTTAATTTCCTGG GCGTGAAGCTTAAAGGACTAGTTGACGCTGCTGCAAATTATCATTCTGTTCTTGCAGAAAATCGAAGATTGTACAATGAGGTTCAGGATTTGAAAG GCAATATTAGAGTGTATTGTCGAATAAGGCCATTCCTTCCTGGACAATCTAAGAAGCGAACAACAGTAGAATATATTGGAGAAAATGGTGAATTGGTTATTTCGAATCCCTCAAAACAAGGAAAAGACAGTCATAGGCTCTTCAAATTTAACAAGGTTTTTGGCCCAGCAGCTACTCAAG AGGAGGTGTTTTTAGATACCCAACCACTAATTCGGTCTGTCCTTGATGGATACAATGTATGTATATTTGCATATGGTCAAACGGGCTCAGGAAAGACCTATACAATG AGTGGGCCTAATATAACATCACAAGAAGATTGGGGGGTCAATTACCGAGCACTGCATGATCTTTTCCAGATCTCTCAGCACAGGAAAAGCTCCATCTCATATGAAGTTGGAGTTCAAATGGTTGAAATTTACAATGAGCAAGTTCGTGATTTACTCTCAAGTGATGGTCCTCACAAAAGA CTTGGGATTTGGAGCACAACCCAACCAAATGGTTTGGCTGTCCCTGATGCCAGCATGCATGCGGTTACATCAACTGCAGATGTGTTAGAATTAATGAACATTGGCTTAATGAACCGTGCAGTGGGTGCTACAGTTCTAAATGAAAGAAGTAGTAGATCCCACAG TGTTCTCACTGTTCATGTCTATGGCATGGATTTAGAAACTGGTGCTGTTTTACGTGGCAACCTACATTTGGTTGATCTTGCTGGTAGTGAAAGAGTGGATAGATCTGAAGCTATTGGAGAGAGGTTGAGGGAAGCAcaacatattaacaaatcacTATCCGCCCTTGGGGATGTAATATTTTCCTTAGCACAAAAGAGTCAGCATGTGCCATTCAGAAATAGCAAACTAACTCAAGTGCTTCAAAGTTCGTTAG GCGGTCAAGCAAAGACCCTTATGTTTGTGCAGCTTAATCCTGACGTAGATTCCTATTCTGAAACTGTAAGTACTTTGAAGTTTGCTGAGAGGGTTTCAGGGATTGAGTTGGGTGCTGCAAAGAGCAATAAAGAGGGAAGAAATACAAGAGAACTTATGGAGCAG GTTGCGTTCCTCAAAGACACAATTTCAAGGAAAGATGAAGTGATTGAGCGGTTGCAGCAGCTCAAGGCGAATGTCAATGGTGTGAAGTGTGGTATGAATTCACATGGGTATGATTCTTCTTCTCCAAGAAGATATTCAAATGGGACTGCACTACATAGCCCTAGGCTCTCAGGAAGGAAAGGTTCAAGACTTTTTGAGAAAGCATCTTCTGATACAGACAACTGCTCAGAGCACAGTGAAAGACGCTCTGAAGCTGGTTCTGCACAGTCAATGGATaactttcaacataaaaaaatgttgctTCCACAGTCAAAGTCAAAGGATGACTTGACACTCAAGAAAGAATTTGTCTCTCGGCCAAATTTTGTCGGAACATGTTTGTCTCATAAAGATAAAGAAGACCTTGATCTCTTGGGCTTTGGAGATGCAGATTCTGATGAGCGATTAAGTGACATATCTGATGGTTGTCTTTCAAGAGCTGAAACTGAAGGCTCTCTGGGTAGTGCAGTAGAGTTCACTCTTTTCCCTGAATCTAAACCATCTGAAGCTACAAAACCAGTTGAAGTTGCAAAACCGGTTGAAGCTGCAAAACCAGCCAGGAAGGCTGCGAACAAGAA CAGACCGAGTTTCGTATCTAGGCTTCCTAAGCCTTCACAAAAGCTGGCACAAACAAGATTACCTCGTCTGTCAACGACTATCAGCTCTGCATCTAAGGCTTCATCAA gtATGTCAGCAGCCAGGAAACCTCCTGCAAGCAGTTTCTCTGCAACCAAGCCGGTGAAACAATGGCACTAA
- the LOC7458176 gene encoding kinesin-like protein KIN-14J isoform X2, with protein MSASPERSLSENGRYDSSNGAHADVNIQSVIEWLNRSLPHLNLPTDASEEKLRAYLIDGTVLCNILDKLCPGLVEMRGNSKPGPENIRKFLAAMDEIALPRFVLADIQEGYMEPVLQCLGTLKTHFEFTGGKESIREHLRRRWNLPKVEFSEGITNSLVYTATCDENPAINGDERQQDSFENKYGSSLDDSISSESAALAHDAAHKLSEMFQQKQGSYADLSDSNILELMKSNGFDNASTRTLFSLVNRILEENIERKNGHVHHMALILKKVVQVIEHRVSTQAVNLKDLNNLYEVHLGKCQSRIKVLETLAAGTTEEIQVLLSKLQQIKIEKTKIEKKKKLEEQELLRTRQERIHSDIENSTLKHELEIAKTAHEEHCLLLQMRAEETKVQLEKKLMEFKCFLTESKERVKELESFSESKYQRWKSKEGTYKSFIDYQSRALQELRGASDFLKHEILKTKRSYAEEFNFLGVKLKGLVDAAANYHSVLAENRRLYNEVQDLKGNIRVYCRIRPFLPGQSKKRTTVEYIGENGELVISNPSKQGKDSHRLFKFNKVFGPAATQEEVFLDTQPLIRSVLDGYNVCIFAYGQTGSGKTYTMSGPNITSQEDWGVNYRALHDLFQISQHRKSSISYEVGVQMVEIYNEQVRDLLSSDGPHKRLGIWSTTQPNGLAVPDASMHAVTSTADVLELMNIGLMNRAVGATVLNERSSRSHSVLTVHVYGMDLETGAVLRGNLHLVDLAGSERVDRSEAIGERLREAQHINKSLSALGDVIFSLAQKSQHVPFRNSKLTQVLQSSLGGQAKTLMFVQLNPDVDSYSETVSTLKFAERVSGIELGAAKSNKEGRNTRELMEQTFKWIGVAFLKDTISRKDEVIERLQQLKANVNGVKCGMNSHGYDSSSPRRYSNGTALHSPRLSGRKGSRLFEKASSDTDNCSEHSERRSEAGSAQSMDNFQHKKMLLPQSKSKDDLTLKKEFVSRPNFVGTCLSHKDKEDLDLLGFGDADSDERLSDISDGCLSRAETEGSLGSAVEFTLFPESKPSEATKPVEVAKPVEAAKPARKAANKNRPSFVSRLPKPSQKLAQTRLPRLSTTISSASKASSSMSAARKPPASSFSATKPVKQWH; from the exons ATGAGTGCTTCGCCAGAAAGGAGCTTGAGCGAAAATGGGAGATATGACAGCTCAAATGGAGCTCATGCTGATG TTAATATTCAATCAGTGATTGAGTGGTTAAACCGTTCGCTACCTCATTTAAATTTGCCAACGGATGCGTCGGAGGAGAAACTGAGAGCATACTTGATTGATGGCACTGTCTTGTGTAACATTCTGGACAAGCTCTGTCCTGGTTTAGTTGAAATG AGAGGCAATTCTAAACCTGGACCAGAAAATATCCGAAAGTTTTTAGCAGCGATGGATGAAATTGCATTGCCTAGGTTTGTACTTGCTGACATACAGGAG GGATACATGGAACCGGTTCTGCAGTGCCTTGGGACACTTAAAACTCATTTTGAGTTTACTGGTGGGAAAGAAAGCATCCGTGAACATCTAAGAAGAAGATGGAATCTACCGAAGGTAGAATTTTCAGAGGGAATCACTAACTCGCTAGTGTACACAGCAACATGCGATGAAAACCCTGCCATAAATGGAGACGAGAGGCAACAAGATTCTTTTGAGAACAAATATGGAAGCAGCTTGGATGATTCTATCTCTTCAG AGTCTGCTGCTTTGGCGCATGATGCTGCACACAAGTTATCTGAGATGTTCCAACAAAAGCAAGGGTCCTATGCTGATCTTTCAGATTCCAATATCTTGGAATTGATGAAATCAAATGGGTTCGAT AATGCCTCTACTCGAACATTGTTCAGCTTAGTGAACAGAATTCTGGAAGAAAACATTGAAAGAAAGAATGGGCATGTCCATCAT ATGGCTCTTATATTGAAGAAAGTTGTGCAAGTTATTGAACATCGGGTTTCAACCCAAGCAGTGAACTTGAAAGAT CTAAACAATCTTTATGAGGTTCACTTGGGAAAGTGCCAATCACGAATAAAAGTTCTAGAGACCCTTGCAGCTGGAACCACAGAAGAAATTCAG GTTTTGTTGTCAAAGCTGCAACAAATCAAG ATTGAGAAAactaaaatagagaaaaagaaaaagcttgaAGAGCAGGAACTACTTAGAACAAGGCAAGAGAGAATCCACAGTGATATTGAGAACTCCACGCTGAAACATGAACTAGAAATAGCCAAGACGGCGCATGAAGAGCACTGCTTGCTATTGCAAATGCGGGCTGAGGAAACTAAAGTTCAATTGGAGAAGAAATTAATGgaattcaaatgttttttaacaGAATCAAAGGAGAGGGTGAAGGAGCTCGAGTCATTTTCTGAATCTAAATATCAGAGGTGGAAAAGCAAAGAGGGCACCTATAAAAGCTTCATAGATTATCAATCTAGAGCTTTACAG GAATTAAGGGGAGCTTCTGACTTTCTAAAACACGAGATCTTGAAGACCAAAAGGAGTTACGCTGAGGAATTTAATTTCCTGG GCGTGAAGCTTAAAGGACTAGTTGACGCTGCTGCAAATTATCATTCTGTTCTTGCAGAAAATCGAAGATTGTACAATGAGGTTCAGGATTTGAAAG GCAATATTAGAGTGTATTGTCGAATAAGGCCATTCCTTCCTGGACAATCTAAGAAGCGAACAACAGTAGAATATATTGGAGAAAATGGTGAATTGGTTATTTCGAATCCCTCAAAACAAGGAAAAGACAGTCATAGGCTCTTCAAATTTAACAAGGTTTTTGGCCCAGCAGCTACTCAAG AGGAGGTGTTTTTAGATACCCAACCACTAATTCGGTCTGTCCTTGATGGATACAATGTATGTATATTTGCATATGGTCAAACGGGCTCAGGAAAGACCTATACAATG AGTGGGCCTAATATAACATCACAAGAAGATTGGGGGGTCAATTACCGAGCACTGCATGATCTTTTCCAGATCTCTCAGCACAGGAAAAGCTCCATCTCATATGAAGTTGGAGTTCAAATGGTTGAAATTTACAATGAGCAAGTTCGTGATTTACTCTCAAGTGATGGTCCTCACAAAAGA CTTGGGATTTGGAGCACAACCCAACCAAATGGTTTGGCTGTCCCTGATGCCAGCATGCATGCGGTTACATCAACTGCAGATGTGTTAGAATTAATGAACATTGGCTTAATGAACCGTGCAGTGGGTGCTACAGTTCTAAATGAAAGAAGTAGTAGATCCCACAG TGTTCTCACTGTTCATGTCTATGGCATGGATTTAGAAACTGGTGCTGTTTTACGTGGCAACCTACATTTGGTTGATCTTGCTGGTAGTGAAAGAGTGGATAGATCTGAAGCTATTGGAGAGAGGTTGAGGGAAGCAcaacatattaacaaatcacTATCCGCCCTTGGGGATGTAATATTTTCCTTAGCACAAAAGAGTCAGCATGTGCCATTCAGAAATAGCAAACTAACTCAAGTGCTTCAAAGTTCGTTAG GCGGTCAAGCAAAGACCCTTATGTTTGTGCAGCTTAATCCTGACGTAGATTCCTATTCTGAAACTGTAAGTACTTTGAAGTTTGCTGAGAGGGTTTCAGGGATTGAGTTGGGTGCTGCAAAGAGCAATAAAGAGGGAAGAAATACAAGAGAACTTATGGAGCAG ACATTCAAGTGGATAGGG GTTGCGTTCCTCAAAGACACAATTTCAAGGAAAGATGAAGTGATTGAGCGGTTGCAGCAGCTCAAGGCGAATGTCAATGGTGTGAAGTGTGGTATGAATTCACATGGGTATGATTCTTCTTCTCCAAGAAGATATTCAAATGGGACTGCACTACATAGCCCTAGGCTCTCAGGAAGGAAAGGTTCAAGACTTTTTGAGAAAGCATCTTCTGATACAGACAACTGCTCAGAGCACAGTGAAAGACGCTCTGAAGCTGGTTCTGCACAGTCAATGGATaactttcaacataaaaaaatgttgctTCCACAGTCAAAGTCAAAGGATGACTTGACACTCAAGAAAGAATTTGTCTCTCGGCCAAATTTTGTCGGAACATGTTTGTCTCATAAAGATAAAGAAGACCTTGATCTCTTGGGCTTTGGAGATGCAGATTCTGATGAGCGATTAAGTGACATATCTGATGGTTGTCTTTCAAGAGCTGAAACTGAAGGCTCTCTGGGTAGTGCAGTAGAGTTCACTCTTTTCCCTGAATCTAAACCATCTGAAGCTACAAAACCAGTTGAAGTTGCAAAACCGGTTGAAGCTGCAAAACCAGCCAGGAAGGCTGCGAACAAGAA CAGACCGAGTTTCGTATCTAGGCTTCCTAAGCCTTCACAAAAGCTGGCACAAACAAGATTACCTCGTCTGTCAACGACTATCAGCTCTGCATCTAAGGCTTCATCAA gtATGTCAGCAGCCAGGAAACCTCCTGCAAGCAGTTTCTCTGCAACCAAGCCGGTGAAACAATGGCACTAA
- the LOC7458176 gene encoding kinesin-like protein KIN-14J isoform X5, producing MSASPERSLSENGRYDSSNGAHADVNIQSVIEWLNRSLPHLNLPTDASEEKLRAYLIDGTVLCNILDKLCPGLVEMRGNSKPGPENIRKFLAAMDEIALPRFVLADIQEGYMEPVLQCLGTLKTHFEFTGGKESIREHLRRRWNLPKVEFSEGITNSLVYTATCDENPAINGDERQQDSFENKYGSSLDDSISSESAALAHDAAHKLSEMFQQKQGSYADLSDSNILELMKSNGFDQNASTRTLFSLVNRILEENIERKNGHVHHMALILKKVVQVIEHRVSTQAVNLKDLNNLYEVHLGKCQSRIKVLETLAAGTTEEIQVLLSKLQQIKIEKTKIEKKKKLEEQELLRTRQERIHSDIENSTLKHELEIAKTAHEEHCLLLQMRAEETKVQLEKKLMEFKCFLTESKERVKELESFSESKYQRWKSKEGTYKSFIDYQSRALQELRGASDFLKHEILKTKRSYAEEFNFLGVKLKGLVDAAANYHSVLAENRRLYNEVQDLKGNIRVYCRIRPFLPGQSKKRTTVEYIGENGELVISNPSKQGKDSHRLFKFNKVFGPAATQEEVFLDTQPLIRSVLDGYNVCIFAYGQTGSGKTYTMSGPNITSQEDWGVNYRALHDLFQISQHRKSSISYEVGVQMVEIYNEQVRDLLSSDGPHKRLGIWSTTQPNGLAVPDASMHAVTSTADVLELMNIGLMNRAVGATVLNERSSRSHSVLTVHVYGMDLETGAVLRGNLHLVDLAGSERVDRSEAIGERLREAQHINKSLSALGDVIFSLAQKSQHVPFRNSKLTQVLQSSLGGQAKTLMFVQLNPDVDSYSETVSTLKFAERVSGIELGAAKSNKEGRNTRELMEQVAFLKDTISRKDEVIERLQQLKANVNGVKCGMNSHGYDSSSPRRYSNGTALHSPRLSGRKGSRLFEKASSDTDNCSEHSERRSEAGSAQSMDNFQHKKMLLPQSKSKDDLTLKKEFVSRPNFVGTCLSHKDKEDLDLLGFGDADSDERLSDISDGCLSRAETEGSLGSAVEFTLFPESKPSEATKPVEVAKPVEAAKPARKAANKKPSFVSRLPKPSQKLAQTRLPRLSTTISSASKASSSMSAARKPPASSFSATKPVKQWH from the exons ATGAGTGCTTCGCCAGAAAGGAGCTTGAGCGAAAATGGGAGATATGACAGCTCAAATGGAGCTCATGCTGATG TTAATATTCAATCAGTGATTGAGTGGTTAAACCGTTCGCTACCTCATTTAAATTTGCCAACGGATGCGTCGGAGGAGAAACTGAGAGCATACTTGATTGATGGCACTGTCTTGTGTAACATTCTGGACAAGCTCTGTCCTGGTTTAGTTGAAATG AGAGGCAATTCTAAACCTGGACCAGAAAATATCCGAAAGTTTTTAGCAGCGATGGATGAAATTGCATTGCCTAGGTTTGTACTTGCTGACATACAGGAG GGATACATGGAACCGGTTCTGCAGTGCCTTGGGACACTTAAAACTCATTTTGAGTTTACTGGTGGGAAAGAAAGCATCCGTGAACATCTAAGAAGAAGATGGAATCTACCGAAGGTAGAATTTTCAGAGGGAATCACTAACTCGCTAGTGTACACAGCAACATGCGATGAAAACCCTGCCATAAATGGAGACGAGAGGCAACAAGATTCTTTTGAGAACAAATATGGAAGCAGCTTGGATGATTCTATCTCTTCAG AGTCTGCTGCTTTGGCGCATGATGCTGCACACAAGTTATCTGAGATGTTCCAACAAAAGCAAGGGTCCTATGCTGATCTTTCAGATTCCAATATCTTGGAATTGATGAAATCAAATGGGTTCGAT CAGAATGCCTCTACTCGAACATTGTTCAGCTTAGTGAACAGAATTCTGGAAGAAAACATTGAAAGAAAGAATGGGCATGTCCATCAT ATGGCTCTTATATTGAAGAAAGTTGTGCAAGTTATTGAACATCGGGTTTCAACCCAAGCAGTGAACTTGAAAGAT CTAAACAATCTTTATGAGGTTCACTTGGGAAAGTGCCAATCACGAATAAAAGTTCTAGAGACCCTTGCAGCTGGAACCACAGAAGAAATTCAG GTTTTGTTGTCAAAGCTGCAACAAATCAAG ATTGAGAAAactaaaatagagaaaaagaaaaagcttgaAGAGCAGGAACTACTTAGAACAAGGCAAGAGAGAATCCACAGTGATATTGAGAACTCCACGCTGAAACATGAACTAGAAATAGCCAAGACGGCGCATGAAGAGCACTGCTTGCTATTGCAAATGCGGGCTGAGGAAACTAAAGTTCAATTGGAGAAGAAATTAATGgaattcaaatgttttttaacaGAATCAAAGGAGAGGGTGAAGGAGCTCGAGTCATTTTCTGAATCTAAATATCAGAGGTGGAAAAGCAAAGAGGGCACCTATAAAAGCTTCATAGATTATCAATCTAGAGCTTTACAG GAATTAAGGGGAGCTTCTGACTTTCTAAAACACGAGATCTTGAAGACCAAAAGGAGTTACGCTGAGGAATTTAATTTCCTGG GCGTGAAGCTTAAAGGACTAGTTGACGCTGCTGCAAATTATCATTCTGTTCTTGCAGAAAATCGAAGATTGTACAATGAGGTTCAGGATTTGAAAG GCAATATTAGAGTGTATTGTCGAATAAGGCCATTCCTTCCTGGACAATCTAAGAAGCGAACAACAGTAGAATATATTGGAGAAAATGGTGAATTGGTTATTTCGAATCCCTCAAAACAAGGAAAAGACAGTCATAGGCTCTTCAAATTTAACAAGGTTTTTGGCCCAGCAGCTACTCAAG AGGAGGTGTTTTTAGATACCCAACCACTAATTCGGTCTGTCCTTGATGGATACAATGTATGTATATTTGCATATGGTCAAACGGGCTCAGGAAAGACCTATACAATG AGTGGGCCTAATATAACATCACAAGAAGATTGGGGGGTCAATTACCGAGCACTGCATGATCTTTTCCAGATCTCTCAGCACAGGAAAAGCTCCATCTCATATGAAGTTGGAGTTCAAATGGTTGAAATTTACAATGAGCAAGTTCGTGATTTACTCTCAAGTGATGGTCCTCACAAAAGA CTTGGGATTTGGAGCACAACCCAACCAAATGGTTTGGCTGTCCCTGATGCCAGCATGCATGCGGTTACATCAACTGCAGATGTGTTAGAATTAATGAACATTGGCTTAATGAACCGTGCAGTGGGTGCTACAGTTCTAAATGAAAGAAGTAGTAGATCCCACAG TGTTCTCACTGTTCATGTCTATGGCATGGATTTAGAAACTGGTGCTGTTTTACGTGGCAACCTACATTTGGTTGATCTTGCTGGTAGTGAAAGAGTGGATAGATCTGAAGCTATTGGAGAGAGGTTGAGGGAAGCAcaacatattaacaaatcacTATCCGCCCTTGGGGATGTAATATTTTCCTTAGCACAAAAGAGTCAGCATGTGCCATTCAGAAATAGCAAACTAACTCAAGTGCTTCAAAGTTCGTTAG GCGGTCAAGCAAAGACCCTTATGTTTGTGCAGCTTAATCCTGACGTAGATTCCTATTCTGAAACTGTAAGTACTTTGAAGTTTGCTGAGAGGGTTTCAGGGATTGAGTTGGGTGCTGCAAAGAGCAATAAAGAGGGAAGAAATACAAGAGAACTTATGGAGCAG GTTGCGTTCCTCAAAGACACAATTTCAAGGAAAGATGAAGTGATTGAGCGGTTGCAGCAGCTCAAGGCGAATGTCAATGGTGTGAAGTGTGGTATGAATTCACATGGGTATGATTCTTCTTCTCCAAGAAGATATTCAAATGGGACTGCACTACATAGCCCTAGGCTCTCAGGAAGGAAAGGTTCAAGACTTTTTGAGAAAGCATCTTCTGATACAGACAACTGCTCAGAGCACAGTGAAAGACGCTCTGAAGCTGGTTCTGCACAGTCAATGGATaactttcaacataaaaaaatgttgctTCCACAGTCAAAGTCAAAGGATGACTTGACACTCAAGAAAGAATTTGTCTCTCGGCCAAATTTTGTCGGAACATGTTTGTCTCATAAAGATAAAGAAGACCTTGATCTCTTGGGCTTTGGAGATGCAGATTCTGATGAGCGATTAAGTGACATATCTGATGGTTGTCTTTCAAGAGCTGAAACTGAAGGCTCTCTGGGTAGTGCAGTAGAGTTCACTCTTTTCCCTGAATCTAAACCATCTGAAGCTACAAAACCAGTTGAAGTTGCAAAACCGGTTGAAGCTGCAAAACCAGCCAGGAAGGCTGCGAACAAGAA ACCGAGTTTCGTATCTAGGCTTCCTAAGCCTTCACAAAAGCTGGCACAAACAAGATTACCTCGTCTGTCAACGACTATCAGCTCTGCATCTAAGGCTTCATCAA gtATGTCAGCAGCCAGGAAACCTCCTGCAAGCAGTTTCTCTGCAACCAAGCCGGTGAAACAATGGCACTAA